In Candidatus Anaeroferrophillus wilburensis, the genomic stretch GGCAGACAGCCGGTCGCCGCCACCCCCAGCCCCAGGCATAACACCGACAGGGCCGACAAATGGTGTTCCTTGATCAGGAGAATGAAATACACCGTCAGCAGGGCCAGAAAACCGGGAATTTCCCTGACCGACTGGATGACACCCACCTGGGCTCCGTTGAGGCCGGCCACTTCAACGGCAAAATTGTTAAACAGCGTCCGCCACGCCTGCAGTCCAACGGTTGAAGCAATGGTCAGGACTATCAGATAGCGGTACATGGGATTAGCCGCAATGGTTTTCATCAGGATTCCATTTCCTTACCCAACGCTCTCACCCTCATGTTGATTGGCTGTAGCTGACTGAAATTACCATGGATGGACGTTGCCGCTCAGTCAGCCGGGCCCACTTCGACGAAATAGCCGGCGTACTTGCGCACATTCAGCACCCCGCCGGCAAAAATCAGATACTGACCCTTGATACCCAGCAGCAGATCACTGATATTCGGTTTCTTATCCAGATTATAGGTTCTAACCTTTTCCGGATAACGTTCCACCGGATAGATAATATCCACCGGCTGCCGGTCGGTCAGCAACGTGATTGCCGACCCTCCCAGTTGCTCCTGGAGGATTTTGATTTCACCGGCACACTGCTCATGCAGCCGCAGGGCCGCAGCCGGCAGATCAACCGGCTCCGGGTCACCCTGCAGCATCCGCCGCCAATCAGTCCGGTCGCTCACCTGCTCCTTGAGCACCACCTCAACCAACCCCGACTGTAGTCTGCTCTTAACGCTATACATCGGCAATGCCTGGCGGGCCCCCTGGTCAATCCAGCGGGTCGGCACCTGGGAAAAGCGGGTGATCCCCACTTTGAGTCCGGAAGTGTTGGCCAGATAGACATAGTGGTCCTGCATACAGTGGGCCAGCCCCCATTCCGGTTCTCTGCAGGTACCGGCAGCATAATGGCAAAGCTCCGGTTTGACCTGGCAGGAATCACAGGCGGCCAGGCTTCGCACGC encodes the following:
- a CDS encoding DUF2797 domain-containing protein; the encoded protein is MAVVAGNLRKMSARLERPVVYQLPVGAAMVELNPHIGRELAIRHTGRINCIACGREIKKTFQQGYCFPCVRSLAACDSCQVKPELCHYAAGTCREPEWGLAHCMQDHYVYLANTSGLKVGITRFSQVPTRWIDQGARQALPMYSVKSRLQSGLVEVVLKEQVSDRTDWRRMLQGDPEPVDLPAAALRLHEQCAGEIKILQEQLGGSAITLLTDRQPVDIIYPVERYPEKVRTYNLDKKPNISDLLLGIKGQYLIFAGGVLNVRKYAGYFVEVGPAD